A window of the Trichoderma asperellum chromosome 4, complete sequence genome harbors these coding sequences:
- the DIM5 gene encoding Histone-lysine N-methyltransferase, H3 lysine-9 specific dim-5, with product MEEVTKQHFFFHDKPEHAGERESCHFCQLRAFPTHKDIPVSIVNSLDGAVIPPNFRFIDRMVLGDGVEAAEDSFRSGCSCERDGDCQFMGCHCLADLEDMENSSADEDGYQDDNYGANGHSKGKRKAYAYHSHGAKKGLLRSKMLNSKEPLYECHAGCSCSKDCPNRVVERGRTIPLQIFRTPDRGWGVHAQVAIKKGQFVDRYLGEIITSAEADRRRAASAISQRKDVYLFALDKFTNPESLDPRLKGPPLEVDGEFLSGPTRFINHSCEPNLRIFARVGDHADKHIHDLALFAIREIAAGEELTFDYVDGVTEDGAEMERGNGAHMAKCLCGSRKCRGFLW from the exons ATGGAGGAAGTCACAAAGCagcatttcttcttccatgaCAAGCCG GAACACGCAGGTGAGAGAGAATCTTGCCACTTTTGCCAGCTCCGTGCCTTTCCCACGCACAAGGACATTCCCGTCTCCATCGTCAACAGCCTGGACGGGGCCGTCATCCCGCCCAACTTCCGCTTCATAGACCGCATGGTGCTAGGCGATGGCGTCGAAGCAGCTGAGGATAGTTTCCGCAGCGGATGCTCGTGCGAGCGGGATGGCGATTGTCAGTTCATGGGCTGCCACTGTCTCGCCGATCTGGAAGACATGGAGAACAGCAGCGCCGATGAGGACGGGTACCAGGACGATAACTACGGGGCAAACGGGCACAGCAAGGGGAAGCGAAAGGCGTATGCCTACCACTCGCATGGCGCCAAGAAGGGACTGCTGAGGTCTAAGATGCTGAATTCCAAGGAGCCGTTGTATGAGTGCCATGCAGGCTGCTCATGTTCCAAGGACTGTCCCAACCGAGTGGTTGAACGCGGCCGGACGATTCCACTGCAAATCTTTCGCACCCCGGATAGGGGATGGG gAGTCCATGCCCAAGTCGCCATAAAAAAGGGCCAGTTCGTCGACCGCTACCTCGGCGAAATCATCACGTCGGCCGAAGCCGACCGTCGCCGCGCCGCCTCCGCCATCTCCCAGCGCAAGGACGTCTACCTCTTTGCCCTCGACAAATTCACCAACCCGGAGTCGCTGGACCCGCGCCTCAAGGGCCCGCCGCTAGAGGTGGACGGCGAGTTCCTCTCCGGGCCGACGCGCTTCATCAACCACTCGTGCGAGCCCAACCTGCGCATCTTTGCGCGCGTGGGCGACCATGCGGACAAGCACATTCACGACCTTGCGCTGTTTGCCATCCGGGAGATTGCTGCTGGGGAGGAGCTGACGTTTGATTATGTGGACGGTGTGACGGAGGATGGGGCCGAGATGGAGAGGGGGAATGGAGCGCACATGGCTAAGTGTTTGTGTGGGAGCCGCAAATGTAGAGGTTTCTTGTGGTAG
- a CDS encoding uncharacterized protein (EggNog:ENOG41), with protein sequence MGCCFSRSAGPNSPYPGGVPDASSRAGNPPPLTLPEGILSGGSQTAASVRRRRRDQTHREQPRRERPPLDQHINRPLRKHEWTSAQRRWTRRELAKEREEFFETRVVCRPEIWQTLHAALQVLWEANPEDSQDEDSALATAQTILNAAEISLPTGDLVNGAYDSLGNLYALPEYIVSDPDNLADDNDPDFKGDTSTAEEETAGEEEDDADSEEAERRREEKGKGVLDEREMVTLRARLSETGQDIIVPVTKTDSVRSVVKKITEVSVAPSEKKIRLAYMGKILKENASLEAQGWQVGHVINALVFNR encoded by the exons ATG GGCTGTTGTTTCTCTCGCTCCGCGGGTCCAAACTCGCCTTACCCCGGTGGCGTCCCCGATGCCTCCTCGCGCGCCGGCAATCCTCCTCCCTTGACCCTGCCCGAGGGCATTCTATCGGGGGGCTCGCAAACCGCTGCCTCGGTgcgccgtcgccgccgcGATCAGACCCACCGCGAGCAACCCCGTCGCGAACGGCCCCCTCTCGACCAGCACATCAACCGGCCGCTGCGCAAGCACGAATGGACGTCCGCACAGCGGCGATGGACCCGGCgcgagctggccaaggaaCGCGAGGAGTTCTTCGAAACGAGAGTCGTCTGTAGGCCGGAGATCTGGCAGACGCTACATGCCGCATTGCAGGTGCTGTGGGAGGCGAACCCGGAGGATTCCCAGGACGAGGACAGTGCGCTGGCCACTGCGCAAACCATCCTAAACGCCGCCGAGATCTCGCTGCCCACGGGCGATCTCGTCAACGGCGCATACGACTCGCTGGGCAACTTGTATGCGCTGCCCGAATACATAGTATCTGATCCGGACAACTTGGCGGATGACAATGACCCGGACTTCAAGGGCGATACGTCTacggcagaggaagagactgcgggtgaggaagaagacgatgccgATTCCGAAGAGGCCGAGAGAAGACGGGAGGAAAAGGGCAAGGGAGTGCTTGACGAGCGAGAAATGGTTACTCTGCGCGCACGACTGAGCGAGACGGGCCAGGATATCATAGTCCCGGTCACCAAGACTGACAGCGTTAGGAGCGTTGTCAAGAAGATTACCGAAGTATCAGTG GCCCCTTCTGAAAAGAAGATTCGCCTCGCTTACATGGGAAAGATACTCAAAGAGAATGCGTCTCTCGAGGCCCAGGGATGGCAAGTCGGCCATGTCATCAACGCCCTCGTCTTTAACCGATGA
- a CDS encoding uncharacterized protein (BUSCO:EOG092D2502): MDFVIKFASEHESFRLPEIEALAVLEGVNLKVKEYSSESPFCVVQLPSVEDAKKLLRRSVMAHSIHELWGTGATLEALHEAIKSQTPHLWPQYKETSFKFVVDSYQGAHSNEERLALINSFSYLPFDGPIRMSKPDNTFTVFELWPFNSVPLKIEHPDSIRLGRFVATSARDIIHKYDLKKRKYISTTSMDAELSLVTANIAHAAPGKLFYDPFVGTGSFPIACAHFGAIGWGSDIDGRSMRGEGNKKKNLPSNFAQYGLKPQLGGFFSADLTNTPIRRRRIWDGVVCDPPYGVREGLKVLGLKNPENATWLIELGVNEWQSPDYVPPKKPYSFLTMLDDILAFASDTLVDNGRLSFWMPTANDEEQEIPVPAHPCLEVVVVCVQVFNKCMYLHYTHHALSINWPPPFFSAIRWDLIRLTTSTGSRRLITYRRLPDSQVSKSDLEAHEKQRAEAAAANTGTTADDLNPFRRGYFRKFEAES; this comes from the exons TCGAAGCCCTCGCCGTCCTCGAGGGCGTCAATCTCAAAGTCAAAGAATACAGCAGCGAG TCTCCATTTTGCGTCGTCCAGCTCCCATCAGTAGAAGACGCAAAGAAGCTGCTCCGTCGCTCAGTCATGGCTCACTCAATACACGAACTCTGGGGCACAGGCGCAACCCTCGAGGCTCTCCACGAAGCCATCAAATCCCAAACGCCCCATCTCTGGCCTCAATACAAGGAAACCTCATTCAAATTCGTCGTCGACTCCTACCAAGGAGCGCACTCCAACGAGGAGCGCCTCGCCCTCATCAACTCCTTCAGCTACCTCCCCTTCGATGGCCCCATCCGCATGTCCAAGCCGGACAACACATTCACCGTCTTCGAGCTCTGGCCCTTCAACAGCGTGCCCCTAAAGATTGAGCACCCGGACAGCATCCGCCTGGGCCGCTTCGTCGCAACCTCCGCCCGCGACATCATCCACAAGTACGATCTCAAGAAGCGCAAGTACATCTCCACTACCAGCATGGACGCCGAGCTCTCTCTCGTCACCGCAAACATCGCCCATGCGGCGCCGGGAAAGCTCTTTTACGATCCATTCGTCGGCACGGGTTCGTTCCCTATTGCCTGCGCGCATTTCGGGGCCATTGGCTGGGGCAGCGACATTGATGGACGGAGCATGCGCGGCGAAGgtaacaagaagaagaatcttcCCAGCAATTTCGCTCAGTACGGGCTGAAGCCCCAGCTTGGAGGATTCTTTTCTGCGGATTTAACAAACACACCTATTAGACGACGAAGAATCTGGGATGGAGTCGTATGCGATCCGCCTTACGGAGTCAGAGAAGGACTGAAAGTTCTCGGGTTAAAGAACCCTGAAAATGCGACATGGCTGATTGAGCTGGGCGTAAATGAGTGGCA ATCACCAGACTACGTTCCTCCCAAGAAACCATACAGCTTCCTCACTATGCTCGACGACATACTCGCCTTCGCATCAGACACTCTTGTAGATAACGGCAGGCTCTCATTCTGGATGCCCACAGCAAACGacgaagagcaagaaatcCCCGTTCCAGCGCATCCCTGCCTCGAGGTGGTTGTAGTATGCGTCCAGGTTTTTAACAAATGTATGTATTTGCATTACACCCACCACGCCTTGAGCATTAACTggccccccccttttttttcagcgATACGGTGGGATCTTATTAGGCTAACTACTTCAACAGGGTCAAGAAGATTGATCACCTACCGGCGGCTGCCAGACTCCCAAGTCTCAAAGTCTGATCTTGAAGCACATGAAAAGCAGAGGgccgaagcagcagccgcaaacACAGGCACAACAGCAGACGACCTCAACCCTTTTCGGCGAGGCTACTTTAGAAAGTTCGAGGCTGAATCATAA
- the MNH1 gene encoding Protein mago nashi, giving the protein MTAPNDQFYIRYYSGHMGRFGHEFLEFDFRVVGDGRSAVARYANNSNYRNDSLIRKEMCVSSAVIEEIKRIVKQSEIIKEDDSKWPQKNKDGRQELEIRLGGDHISFETAKIGSLVDVTESADPEGLRVFYYLVQDLKALVFSLIALHFKVKPI; this is encoded by the exons atgaCGGCGCCAAACGACCAATTCTATATCCGCTACTA CTCCGGCCATATGGGCCGGTTTGGCCACGAGTTTCTAG AATTTGACTTTCGTGTCGTCGGCGATGGGCGCAGCGCGGTCGCTAGATATGCAAACAACTCAAACTACAGAAACGACAGCCTGATTCGGAAAGAAA TGTGCGTGAGCTCTGCAGTCATTGAAGAGATCAAGCGGATCGTGAAGCAAAGCGAAATCATCAAAGAAGACGACTCAAAATGGCCGCAAAAGAACAAGGACGGCCGTCAGGAGCTGGAGATCCGGCTAGGAGGCGATCATATTTCATTTGAG ACGGCCAAGATTGGATCATTAGTCGACGTCACAGAATCAGCAGATCCCGAAGGCCTCCGAGTCTTTTACTACCTGGTGCAAGACTTGAAAGCGCTCGTCTTCAGTCTGATAGCGCTTCATTTCAAGGTTAAGCCAATCTGA
- a CDS encoding uncharacterized protein (BUSCO:EOG092D0EGX) gives MSGFLENAYSLVHQDNASDVPSLSDLRMQLEKGTDESKVDTMKRILTIMLNGDPMPSLLMHIIRFVMPSKYKPLKKLLYFYYEICPKLDAAGKLKQEMILVCNGIRNDLQHPNEYIRGNTLRFLCKLREAELIEPLLSSARSCLEHRHAYVRKNAVFAVASIYQHSPSLIPDAAELIATFLETETDATCKRNAFAALASINHDAALLYLSSVFDGIPNAEELLQLVELEFIRKDAVQNSQNKARYLRLIFDLLEAGASTVVYEAASSLTALTNNPVAVKAAASKFIELSIKEADNNVKLIVLDRVDQLRQKNEGVLDDLVMEILRVLSSTDIDVRKKALELSLSMVSSKNVEEVVLLLKKELSKTVDQEYEKNTEYRSLLIHTIHQCAIKFSEVAASVVELLMDFIADFKNTSAVDVINFVKEVVEKFPELRPTIVRRLVSTLSEVRAGKVYRGILWIIGEYSLEEKDIRDAWKGIRASLGEIPIVASEQRLLEEQDSDEKNDDQTNGNSKPAAPTGSRKVLADGTYATETALTSQSSAAAKLEAVKAAQKPPLRQLILDGDYYLSTVLSSTLVKLVMRHSEISAEKARTNALKAEAMLIMISIIRAGQSQFVKAPIDEDSVDRIMACVRSLAEFNEKKELEAVWLDDTRKAFRAMVQVEESKRAAQEAHEKAKTAIQVDDIIPIRQLSKKNATEGLDEIEMDLERATGGEGGAEDLTSKLSRVVQLTGFSDPVYAEAYVKVHQFDIILDVLLVNQTTDTLQNLSVEFATLGDLKVVERPTTQNLGPHDFHNVQCTIKVSSTDTGVIFGNVVYDGAHSTDTNVVILNDLHVDIMDYIQPATCTETQFRTMWTEFEWENKVNINSKAKSLREFLDQLMACTNMNCLTPEASLKGDCQFLSANLYARSVFGEDALANLSIEKEGEDGPITGFVRIRSRSQGLALSLGSLKGLNKIGSAA, from the exons ATGTCTGGATTCTTGGAAAACGCCTACAGCCTGGTGCACCAGGACAATGCCTCGGACGTGCCCTCCCTCTCCGACCTGCGCatgcagctggagaagggcACCGACGAGAGCAAGGTCGACACCATGAAGCGTATCTTGACTATTATGCTCAACGGCGACCCGATGCCATCACTACTCATGCACATCATCCGATTCGTCATGCCCTCCAAGTACAAGCCGCTCAAGAAGCTcctctacttctactacGAGATATGCCCAAAGCTTGACGCGGCCGGAAAGCTAAAGCAAGAAATGATTCTAGTCTG CAATGGCATCCGAAACGATCTGCAACACCCCAACGAGTACATCCGTGGCAACACATTGCGATTCCTTTGCAAGCTCAGAGAGGCCGAGCTCATtgagcctcttctctcttcagcACGATCCTGCCTCGAGCACCGACACGCCTACGTCAGGAAGAACGCTGTCTTCGCTGTTGCCTCCATCTACCAGCACTCGCCCTCTCTCATTCCCGACGCCGCAGAGTTGATTGCAACATTTTTAGAGACTGAGACGGATGCCACCTGCAAGAGGAATGCTTTCGCAGCTCTCGCCAGCATCAACCACGACGCTGCTCTCCTATATCTAAGCTCCGTCTTTGATGGAATTCCTAATGCCGAGGAACTATTGCAGTTAGTTGAACTGGAGTTTATCCGCAAAGACGCTGTACAGAACTCTCAGAACAAG GCTCGATACCTGAGATTAATTTTCGACCTCTTGGAAGCCGGCGCATCTACTGTCGTCTATGAGGCGGCTTCATCGTTGACTGCCTTGACGAATAACCCTGTTGCCGTCAAGGCTGCAGCATCCAAGTTTATCGAGCTGAGCATCAAGGAGGCGGACAACAACGTCAAACTCATTGTCCTTGACCGAGTGGACCAATTGCGCCAGAAGAACGAAGGCGTCCTAGATGACCTGGTTATGGAGATCCTACGAGTCCTTAGCAGCACAGATATCGACGTCCGCAAAAAGGCGCTTGAGCTCTCCCTGTCCATGGTCTCTAGCAAGAACGTTGAGGAAGTAgtgttgctgctgaagaaggaaCTTTCCAAGACGGTTGACCAAGAGTATGAGAAGAACACCGAATACCGATCTCTTCTTATCCACACTATCCACCAGTGCGCCATCAAGTTCTCAGAGGTTGCCGCCAGTGTAGTGGAGCTTCTCATGGACTTTATCGCCGATTTCAAGAATACTTCTGCCGTCGACGTTATAAATTTCGTCAAGGAGGTTGTCGAGAAGTTCCCTGAGCTTCGACCTACCATTGTGCGCCGTCTTGTTTCAACTCTCAGTGAAGTCCGTGCCGGAAAGGTCTACCGTGGCATCCTTTGGATTATCGGAGAATATTCTCTGGAAGAGAAGGATATTCGGGACGCCTGGAAAGGAATCCGAGCCAGTCTGGGAGAGATCCCTATTGTCGCATCGGAGCAAAGACTGTTGGAAGAGCAGGATAGCGATGAGAAGAACGATGATCAGACCAACGGTAACTCGAAGCCCGCTGCGCCCACTGGCTCCAGAAAGGTGCTCGCCGACGGCACCTATGCGACCGAGACTGCTCTTACCAGCCAGTCATCCGCCGCGGCCAAGCTGGAGGCCGTCAAGGCCGCCCAGAAGCCCCCTCTGCGACAGCTTATCCTCGATGGAGACTACTACTTGTCAACAGTCTTGTCTTCAACACTGGTAAAGCTGGTGATGCGCCACTCAGAAATCTCAGCCGAAAAGGCGCGCACCAACGCCTTGAAGGCCGAGGCTATGCTCATCATGATCTCAATCATTCGTGCTGGACAGTCCCAGTTTGTCAAGGCGCCCATTGACGAAGATTCGGTTGACCGAATCATGGCTTGTGTCCGCTCACTCGCGGAATTCAACGAAAAGAAGGAGCTGGAAGCAGTTTGGCTCGACGACACACGCAAGGCATTCCGCGCCATGGTCCAGGTTGAGGAGTCCAAGCGCGCTGCCCAAGAGGCCCACGAGAAGGCCAAGACTGCTATTCAGGTCGACGACATCATTCCAATTCGTCAACTGTCCAAAAAGAATGCCACTGAAGGCTTGGACGAAATCGAGATGGACCTGGAAAGGGCAACTGGCGGCGAAGGAGGTGCCGAAGATCTCACATCCAAGCTCAGCCGTGTCGTTCAGTTGACTGGTTTCTCTGACCCTGTATATGCCGAGGCATATGTCAAGGTGCACCAATTTGACATCATCCTGGATGTGTTGCTGGTTAACCAGACCACCGACACCCTTCAGAACCTCTCAGTCGAGTTCGCAACACTGGGCGACCTCAAGGTTGTTGAGCGACCGACAACACAAAATCTAGGACCCCACGACTTCCACAACGTGCAGTGCACCATCAAGGTCTCTTCAACCGACACTGGCGTCATCTTTGGTAACGTCGTCTATGATGGCGCTCACTCAACCGACACCAACGTGGTTATTCTGAACGACCTGCACGTCGATATCATGGACTACATCCAGCCTGCCACATGCACCGAGACTCAGTTCCGAACAATGTGGACAGAGTTTGAGTGGGAGAACAAGGTCAACATCAactccaaggccaagtcaCTACGCGAGTTCTTAGATCAGCTCATGGCCTGCACAAATATGAACTGCTTGACACCCGAGGCCAGTCTCAAGGGAGACTGCCAGTTCTTGAGCGCAAATCTGTACGCTCGCAGTGTGTTTG GTGAGGATGCTTTGGCCAATCTGAGCATCgaaaaggagggagaggacgGCCCCATCACAGGTTTCGTGCGGATAAGGAGCAGGTCACAAGGCCTGGCCCTTAGTCTGGGCTCACTAAAGGGTCTTAATAAGATTGGCTCGGCCGCTTAG
- a CDS encoding uncharacterized protein (EggNog:ENOG41~BUSCO:EOG092D3NKD), protein MPTPSSNPPPDQSSPPPYGFSTCPEDQPHPSRAARQTQDGARPTSDTEVSQSSSTSIASPTAHSSETSHDDLAAEESVLIDGQTSAGASPMDTSASLRPLSSGTVATSPISSERDDDLKHQGVDPSGRLSRESSTLSGTLQVDNSDSYQREPDSLEWLEQEDEYNAPPMPSDCTYIRKIPISASSFLRPGSKFRGTQQSERQVYEVQVEIKHVDLRESFLCGYLRIQGLTEDHPTLTTYFEGEIIGTKYNFFTKHDDWGANYKVDISHWSKFSAFRPYQKIARKGPITITDLAQRDHIFMRWKEHFLVPDHRVRTIIGASFEGFYYICFNQVKGEISGIYFHSKSEKFQQLELKHVPDRGCFSAMEFR, encoded by the exons ATGCCGACTCCATCCTCCAATCCGCCTCCTGATCAATCCTCTCCGCCCCCCTACGGCTTCTCGACATGTCCTGAAGATCAACCACATCCCTCACGAGCTGCTCGTCAGACACAAGACGGAGCGCGACCGACGTCGGACACAGAAGTCAGTCAGAGCTCGTCGACAAGCATTGCCTCACCTACAGCCCATTCGTCCGAGACTTCTCACGACGATCTAGCCGCAGAAGAGTCGGTGTTAATAGACGGCCAAACTTCTGCTGGAGCTTCGCCCATGGATACTTCAGCATCTCTGCGGCCGCTATCTAGCGGGACGGTTGCGACCTCTCCCATATCGAGTGAACGAGACGATGACCTCAAACACCAAGGAGTCGACCCAAGCGGTCGCTTAAGCCGAGAGTCGTCCACCTTGTCGGGGACCCTGCAGGTCGACAACTCGGACTCGTACCAGCGTGAGCCCGACTCATTGGAATGGCTCGAGCAGGAAGATGAATACAACGCCCCGCCCATGCCATCTGACTGCACATATATAAGG AAAATTCCCATCTCTGCGTCATCATTCCTCCGACCTGGAAGCAAGTTCCGCGGCACACAGCAATCTGAAAGACAGGTCTACGAAGTCCAGGTCGAGATCAAGCATGTTGACCTGCGCGAATCCTTCCTCTGCGGTTACTTGCGCATCCAAG GACTGACCGAGGACCACCCGACACTCACCACCTATTTCGAGGGAGAAATCATCGGCACAAAGTACAACTTCTTCACCAAGCACGATGACTGGGGCGCAAACTACAAAGTGGACATTAGCCACTGGTCCAAGTTTAGCGCTTTCCGGCCGTACCAGAAGATAGCCCGCAAGGgtcccatcaccatcactGACCTGGCACAAAGAGATCACATTTTCATGCGGTGGAAGGAGCATTTCTTAGTTCCAGATCACCGAGTGCGAACAATAATTGGAGCTTCTTTTGAAGGCTTCTATTACATTTGTTTCAACCAAGTCAAGGGAGAAATAAGTGGAATCTATTTTCACTCCAAGAGCGAAAA GTTCCAACAGCTGGAGTTGAAGCATGTCCCCGACCGAGGATGTTTCAGTGCCATGGAGTTTCGGTAA